In a single window of the Phycisphaerales bacterium genome:
- a CDS encoding serine/threonine protein kinase, which produces MQPAPGNWETVKRLVAEVIDLPTAERAGYLAAQTGADASLRSEVESLVSSSESSAGVLSPALDAWVGFGRPELGALDGQRIGRYRLERLLAEGATAAVYEATQAAPARRVALKLLREPLPLVEASGRFAREAAALGRLEHPHIARIYEAGVHRTAAGAGLPFIAMEYIEGLPINTAARVRSLGQGDRLRLMIKVARAVHAAHQQAIIHRDLKPANILVDAAGEPHVLDFGIARITGGTGDYDIGPTAAGMLLGTPGYMSPEQALGRADEIDVRTDVWALGALLYELLTGRLPIEIRGATLHEALQRIERAEPAPPSRVARGIAADLDLIVTTALAREKQRRYASAQALSEDLERCLRNEPIAARPATLRYRVVKFARRHRTGLFLIAGFIVLVAAAGVSVTRAWIRADREHARAAAVNTLLRNMISAADPHYGDRHVTMAAVLASAERRIDQTPGLTPDVEAGVRSALGTLYFGLGDYDRARELLERGIALRKPLVGESDPDLLADQARLAIILRWQYEPEQARLLASQVHKRAHHALGAGHLTTLIAAETLAGCLLDLDQLGAAEEAYRDILTVCRRHWGDRHAQTLTTLGNLAVVLTAQGRYAEAEVLTQEALAARLVTGGPHTLDAITLRGNLAGLMAEQGRLEAAIAALRAVVADAAKYLGESHEHTLEQRASLAEFLHRAGASDEALAETRTIFERRVESNGWGHDRTLSACGGYAAMLLRLKQYDDAHALAQRAVQETERALGADHLWHHRSRLTLAAALCGLGDVEQARAVYADAIAALEAALGPTHAQTLVAWNNYGLCLAESGDGDAAIAVLEPTLVRVIENSFEAMVPVVRRNLGHALLVAGRFTEAEMQLCEAYEQSLMRGEHENARRAAALLASLCTSLDRASDAATWHSRTWVAD; this is translated from the coding sequence ATGCAGCCCGCGCCGGGCAACTGGGAAACCGTCAAACGACTGGTCGCGGAAGTGATCGACCTGCCGACCGCAGAGCGGGCGGGGTACCTGGCTGCCCAGACGGGGGCGGATGCTTCGCTGCGCAGCGAGGTTGAGTCCCTGGTGAGTTCGTCGGAATCGAGTGCCGGGGTGCTATCGCCGGCGCTGGACGCATGGGTGGGCTTCGGGCGCCCGGAGTTGGGGGCGCTCGATGGTCAACGGATTGGGCGCTATCGGCTGGAGCGCCTGCTTGCCGAGGGGGCCACGGCGGCCGTGTATGAGGCCACACAGGCGGCCCCGGCGCGCCGGGTGGCACTCAAGCTGCTTCGCGAGCCCCTGCCACTGGTGGAAGCATCGGGCCGATTCGCCCGCGAGGCGGCGGCCCTCGGTCGGCTCGAGCATCCTCACATTGCACGGATCTACGAGGCGGGCGTACATCGAACGGCAGCGGGTGCGGGGCTGCCGTTCATCGCGATGGAGTACATCGAAGGATTGCCGATCAACACCGCGGCCCGCGTGCGCTCGCTCGGACAGGGCGACCGCCTCCGGTTAATGATCAAGGTGGCGCGCGCGGTCCACGCCGCCCACCAGCAGGCGATCATTCACCGTGATCTCAAGCCGGCCAACATTCTGGTTGACGCGGCGGGTGAGCCGCACGTGCTCGACTTCGGGATCGCACGCATCACAGGCGGAACCGGCGATTACGACATCGGTCCGACCGCAGCGGGCATGCTGCTCGGCACGCCGGGCTACATGAGCCCTGAGCAGGCGTTGGGCCGGGCGGATGAGATCGACGTGCGGACGGATGTGTGGGCGCTGGGGGCGCTGCTGTACGAGCTCCTTACCGGGCGGCTGCCGATCGAGATCCGCGGGGCGACACTGCACGAGGCGCTGCAGCGGATTGAGCGGGCGGAGCCGGCACCACCGAGTCGTGTGGCCAGGGGGATCGCAGCGGATCTGGACCTGATCGTGACAACGGCGCTGGCGCGCGAGAAGCAGCGGCGTTACGCTTCTGCGCAAGCCCTGTCAGAAGATCTCGAGCGCTGCCTGCGAAACGAGCCCATCGCTGCAAGGCCCGCGACGCTCCGTTATCGGGTGGTCAAGTTTGCCCGGCGGCATCGCACCGGGCTGTTCCTAATCGCAGGATTCATCGTGCTGGTTGCGGCAGCCGGAGTCAGCGTGACCCGCGCCTGGATCCGGGCCGACCGCGAGCATGCCCGGGCCGCCGCCGTCAATACCCTGCTGCGCAACATGATCTCTGCCGCCGACCCGCACTACGGCGATCGCCACGTCACGATGGCCGCGGTGCTCGCGTCGGCCGAACGGCGTATCGACCAGACCCCGGGTCTGACACCCGACGTCGAGGCCGGTGTGCGCTCGGCGCTTGGCACGCTTTATTTCGGGCTGGGGGACTATGATCGCGCGCGGGAGCTGCTGGAACGCGGGATCGCCCTGCGCAAGCCGCTGGTGGGCGAATCAGACCCCGACCTGCTGGCAGACCAGGCCCGCCTTGCCATCATCCTGCGCTGGCAGTATGAGCCCGAGCAGGCCCGCCTGCTGGCAAGCCAGGTCCACAAGCGCGCACACCATGCCCTCGGTGCAGGGCACCTCACCACGCTGATCGCCGCCGAAACGCTCGCCGGCTGTCTGCTCGACCTCGATCAACTCGGTGCGGCGGAGGAGGCCTACCGAGACATCCTTACAGTGTGTCGTCGACATTGGGGCGACCGGCACGCGCAGACACTCACGACGCTCGGCAATCTCGCCGTCGTGCTCACCGCCCAGGGCCGCTATGCTGAAGCCGAAGTGCTTACACAGGAAGCGCTCGCAGCGCGGCTCGTCACTGGCGGTCCACATACGCTGGATGCCATCACACTGCGCGGCAACCTCGCGGGTCTGATGGCGGAGCAGGGACGGTTGGAAGCCGCGATCGCGGCGCTGCGCGCCGTGGTGGCGGATGCCGCCAAGTATCTCGGCGAATCGCACGAGCACACGCTCGAGCAACGCGCGTCGCTGGCCGAGTTTCTTCACCGCGCAGGCGCATCCGACGAGGCGCTGGCCGAAACACGGACCATCTTCGAGCGGCGGGTCGAGTCGAACGGGTGGGGACACGATCGGACGCTGTCGGCCTGCGGAGGGTATGCGGCCATGCTGCTGCGCTTGAAGCAGTATGACGATGCACACGCGCTAGCGCAGCGCGCGGTGCAGGAGACCGAGCGGGCACTCGGCGCTGACCACCTCTGGCATCACCGCAGCCGATTGACACTGGCCGCAGCGCTCTGTGGGCTGGGCGATGTCGAACAGGCCCGCGCCGTGTATGCTGACGCGATTGCTGCGCTCGAGGCGGCGCTGGGGCCGACACATGCACAGACGCTTGTGGCATGGAACAATTACGGCTTGTGCCTGGCTGAGTCCGGCGATGGGGACGCGGCGATCGCGGTACTCGAACCGACGCTCGTACGCGTGATCGAGAACTCGTTCGAAGCGATGGTACCCGTGGTGCGCCGTAATCTGGGTCACGCGCTGCTCGTCGCGGGCCGGTTCACCGAGGCCGAGATGCAACTCTGTGAGGCGTACGAACAGAGCTTGATGCGCGGCGAACACGAGAATGCCCGCCGGGCGGCGGCACTGCTCGCGTCGCTGTGTACGTCGCTGGATCGCGCCAGCGATGCCGCAACGTGGCACAGCCGCACATGGGTGGCGGACTGA